One window from the genome of Pedococcus badiiscoriae encodes:
- a CDS encoding P-II family nitrogen regulator, giving the protein MKLVTAIIKPHQLDEVKEALEAYGISGMTVSEVSGYGRQRGHSEVYRGAEYTVDFVPKVRVEVLVDDIDATSVADVILKAAQTGRIGDGKIWTVPVDDVVRVRTGERGVDAL; this is encoded by the coding sequence ATGAAGCTCGTGACCGCGATCATCAAGCCCCACCAGCTCGACGAGGTGAAGGAGGCCCTGGAGGCCTACGGCATCTCGGGCATGACCGTCAGCGAGGTGTCCGGCTACGGCCGCCAGCGCGGCCACAGCGAGGTCTACCGCGGAGCGGAGTACACCGTGGACTTCGTCCCCAAGGTCCGCGTCGAGGTACTCGTGGACGACATCGACGCCACCTCGGTGGCCGACGTCATCCTCAAGGCGGCACAGACCGGCCGCATCGGCGACGGCAAGATCTGGACCGTCCCGGTCGACGACGTCGTCCGGGTCCGCACCGGAGAGCGCGGCGTCGACGCCCTCTAG
- a CDS encoding ammonium transporter, which translates to MNALTLAAADTPFIDSGNTAWVLAAAALVLFMTPGLALFYGGMVRTKSVLNMMMMSFISMGTVGTVWILWGYSEAFGPDVGGGLIGNPFTHFGLKGVLDAIYGFVPATKTAAAAGGIPGPAFVAFQVVFAIIAVALVSGAIADRAKFTAWTVFTVVWATLVYFPAAHWVFAFSGYAAQTGGWIANKAGGMFLGGAGAYDFAGGTAIHINAGAAGLALALVLGKRIGFAKEPMRPHNLTLVMIGAGILWFGWFGFNAGSALGAGAQAAGVWVNTLAATCTAMLGWLLVEKLRDGHFTSLGAASGIVAGLVAITPACATVSPIGALIVGLAAGAGCALAVGLKFRFGFDDSLDVVGVHLVGGLIGTLLIGLLATKGSPTGAAGLTVNEGLFYGGGLSQLGAQALGAFSVLIFSFVVTYLIGLAIHKTMGFRVDEADEAQGVDLSEHAETAYDLSGLSGGRFGSGSAVTTTASAKTKEGAPA; encoded by the coding sequence ATGAACGCACTCACACTTGCGGCGGCCGACACGCCGTTCATCGACAGCGGGAACACCGCCTGGGTCCTCGCTGCGGCGGCCCTGGTGTTGTTCATGACCCCCGGGCTCGCCCTCTTCTACGGCGGCATGGTCCGGACCAAGAGCGTGCTCAACATGATGATGATGAGCTTCATCAGCATGGGCACGGTCGGAACCGTGTGGATCCTCTGGGGCTACAGCGAGGCCTTCGGGCCCGACGTGGGCGGCGGCCTGATCGGCAACCCCTTCACCCACTTCGGGCTCAAGGGTGTCCTCGACGCCATCTACGGCTTCGTCCCGGCCACCAAGACCGCCGCGGCAGCTGGCGGCATACCGGGGCCGGCGTTCGTCGCGTTCCAGGTGGTGTTCGCCATCATCGCGGTCGCCCTGGTCTCCGGCGCGATCGCCGACCGGGCCAAGTTCACCGCCTGGACCGTCTTCACCGTCGTGTGGGCCACCCTGGTCTACTTCCCGGCGGCGCACTGGGTGTTCGCCTTCAGCGGCTACGCGGCCCAGACCGGCGGCTGGATCGCCAACAAGGCCGGCGGGATGTTCCTCGGCGGGGCCGGGGCCTACGACTTCGCCGGTGGCACCGCGATCCACATCAACGCCGGCGCGGCGGGCCTGGCGCTCGCGCTCGTGCTCGGCAAGCGCATCGGGTTCGCCAAGGAGCCCATGCGTCCGCACAACCTCACGCTGGTCATGATCGGTGCGGGCATCCTGTGGTTCGGCTGGTTCGGCTTCAACGCGGGCTCCGCGCTCGGCGCCGGAGCGCAGGCTGCGGGGGTCTGGGTCAACACCCTGGCCGCCACCTGCACGGCGATGCTGGGCTGGTTGCTCGTGGAGAAGCTGCGCGACGGCCACTTCACCTCCCTCGGCGCTGCCTCGGGCATCGTCGCCGGACTGGTGGCGATCACCCCGGCCTGCGCGACCGTGTCGCCGATCGGTGCGCTCATCGTCGGCCTCGCGGCCGGAGCCGGCTGTGCGCTCGCGGTGGGGCTGAAGTTCCGCTTCGGCTTCGACGACAGCCTCGACGTGGTGGGTGTCCACCTCGTCGGTGGTCTCATCGGCACCCTGCTCATCGGCCTGCTGGCCACCAAGGGCAGCCCCACGGGTGCCGCCGGCCTGACCGTCAACGAGGGTCTGTTCTACGGCGGTGGCCTGTCCCAGCTGGGAGCGCAGGCGCTGGGTGCCTTCAGCGTCCTCATCTTCTCGTTCGTGGTCACCTACCTGATCGGCCTGGCGATCCACAAGACCATGGGCTTCCGGGTCGACGAGGCCGACGAGGCCCAGGGCGTCGACCTCTCCGAGCACGCTGAGACGGCCTACGATCTCAGTGGCCTCAGCGGCGGACGCTTCGGCTCCGGTTCGGCAGTGACCACGACGGCCTCGGCCAAGACCAAGGAGGGAGCACCCGCATGA
- a CDS encoding maleylpyruvate isomerase N-terminal domain-containing protein, with the protein MSRDEHVSAFLSAVDLSLALASRPQVREAWERESACAGMTVGGLTHHLLSQVGNTVRGLRAAPDGPPPIALLEHYDRAAWVEAGPDDEVNKSIRDRDNDSAQVGPDVVLELAGEWADDVAVLVEAPRDPDTIFIPWQGWSLTTEDFLTTRMMEMVVHGDDLAASVGLETPTYPAGVLTPVLGLLTGVAVRRHGQTAVVRGLSRPQRAPASISAF; encoded by the coding sequence GTGAGCAGAGACGAGCACGTGTCCGCGTTCCTGTCGGCCGTCGACCTGTCGCTGGCGCTGGCGTCGAGACCCCAGGTACGCGAGGCCTGGGAGCGGGAGAGCGCCTGTGCCGGGATGACCGTGGGAGGCCTGACGCACCACCTGCTCAGCCAGGTCGGCAACACCGTCCGAGGCCTGCGTGCCGCGCCGGACGGGCCACCCCCGATCGCGCTGCTCGAGCACTACGACCGGGCTGCCTGGGTCGAGGCCGGCCCGGACGACGAGGTCAACAAGTCCATCCGGGACAGGGACAACGACAGCGCCCAGGTGGGTCCCGACGTCGTCCTCGAGCTGGCCGGGGAGTGGGCGGACGACGTGGCCGTGCTGGTCGAGGCCCCCCGCGACCCCGACACCATCTTCATCCCGTGGCAGGGCTGGTCGCTCACGACCGAGGACTTCCTGACGACCCGGATGATGGAGATGGTCGTGCACGGCGACGACCTGGCCGCGAGTGTCGGGCTCGAGACGCCGACCTACCCCGCGGGGGTCCTCACGCCCGTCCTCGGGCTGCTCACCGGTGTCGCAGTCCGTCGCCACGGCCAGACCGCGGTGGTCCGGGGCCTGAGTCGCCCGCAGCGCGCACCTGCCTCCATCTCGGCCTTCTGA